In the Setaria italica strain Yugu1 chromosome VI, Setaria_italica_v2.0, whole genome shotgun sequence genome, one interval contains:
- the LOC101777758 gene encoding mitogen-activated protein kinase kinase kinase NPK1: protein MRRDDAGGGGFHDLFDSVRRSISFRSGASALDEAAASPSSSFAAAGGGGFRERISSRLRRSRGMGLLGMAAKSPSPTRLLPPPQSPPPPTAGAGAGASASDGCGGVVGEGTGGGEENPPIRWRKGDLIGSGAFGQVYLGMDLHSGELLAVKQVLIGSSNATREKAQAHVRELEDEVRMLKNLKHTNIVRYIGTVQEENTLNILLEFVPGGSIQSLLGRLGSFPEAVIRKYTKQLLHGLEYLHRNGIIHRDIKGANILVDNKGCIKLADFGASKQVEKLATATAAKSMKGTPYWMAPEVIVGSGHNCSADIWSVGCTVIEMATGKPPWSHEYQEVSLLYYVGTTKSHPPIPEHLSAEAKDFLLKCLQKEPEMRSAASDLLQHPFVTGGMEDFCQINHAAPKETTSNEPAAYLMPTDDSDLSRPGKLRNLNSYKSSDTRPVWDLHRNDDDMSQFPDNDDVPMVGSSFNPMCEPSDEWDRRLDISPEQRFSQSREFGGLGKLAERQMSENDFTFPCEGSCEEDDEFTESKIKEFLDEKAMDLKKLQTPLYEFYNTVNAGASQRVSDVSRASNMANPHLPPRAIKMVGGAAIEPICVNLNNACPRSCARRFSRSSVESSRVLREIASPQLNKLEDKVHDDIQDNPSLSFSKIQKWKEELDQELKREREMRSGGYGKASSPSPRSRRLTGKRDRSPVY, encoded by the exons ATGCGGCGCGAcgacgcaggcggcggcgggttccaCGATCTGTTCGACTCCGTGCGCCGCTCCATCTCCTTCCGCTCGGGCGCCTCCGCGCTCGACGAGGCCGCCGcttccccctcctcttccttcgcCGCCGCGGGTGGTGGAGGGTTCAGGGAGCGGATCAGCAGCCGCCTCCGCAGGTCGCGGGGGATGGGGCTGCTTGGGATGGCGGCTAAGAGCCCCTCGCCCACGCGCCTCCTTCCGCCGCCTCagtcgccgcccccgcccaccgccggggccggggccggggcctcAGCCTCAGACGGATGTGGCGGTGTGGTGGGAGAAGGAActggcggaggggaggagaatcCGCCGATCCGGTGGCGGAAGGGCGACCTCATCGGGAGCGGCGCGTTCGGGCAGGTCTACCTCGGCATGGACCTCCACTCCGGCGAGCTCCTGGCCGTCAAGCAG GTTCTAATCGGAAGCAGCAACGCGACAAGAGAGAAGGCCCAA GCACATGTAAGGGAGCTTGAGGACGAAGTGAGAATGCTTAAGAACCTCAAACATACTAACATTGTT AGATATATTGGAACAGTACAGGAGGAAAATACACTAAATATTTTGCTAGAATTTGTTCCTGGGGGCTCGATACAGTCATTACTTGGGAGGCTCGGATCATTCCCTGAGGCT GTCATCAGGAAGTACACTAAACAGCTTTTGCATGGCTTGGAGTATTTGCATCGAAATGGAATCATACATAGGGATATAAAG GGAGCAAACATACTTGTTGATAACAAAGGATGCATCAAGTTAGCGGATTTTGGAGCATCTAAACAAGTAGAAAAGTTG GCAACTGCAACTGCTGCAAAGTCGATGAAAGGTACACCATATTGGATGGCACCAGAGGTTATTGTTGGGAGTGGCCACAATTG TTCTGCTGATATATGGAGTGTTGGGTGCACTGTTATTGAAATGGCGACAGGCAAACCTCCCTGGAGTCACGAATATCAAGAG GTTTCTCTTCTTTATTATGTTGGGACGACGAAATCACACCCACCTATACCAGAGCATCTCTCTGCAGAAGCCAAGGATTTTCTGTTAAAATGCTTACAAAA GGAACCAGAAATGagatctgctgcatcagactTACTACAG CACCCATTTGTTACAGGAGGTATGGAGGATTTTTGTCAGATTAATCATGCTGCGCCCAAG GAAACCACCAGCAACGAGCCTGCTGCCTATCTAATGCCAACTGATGACTC GGACTTGAGTCGCCCAGGCAAGCTACGCAACTTGAATTCATACAAGTCATCAGACACCAGACCAGTATGGGATCTGCACCGCAATGATGATGACATGAGTCAGTTTCCTGACAATGATGACGTGCCAATGGTTGGATCA AGCTTCAATCCTATGTGTGAACCATCTGATGAATGGGACAGAAGGCTTGACATAAGCCCAGAGCAACGATTTAGTCAATCAAGGGAGTTTGGTGGATTAGGCAAGCTTGCAGAAAGACAGATGTCTGAAAATGATTTTACTTTCCCTTGTGAAGGAAGCTGTGAAGAGGATGATGAATTTACAGAATCAAAAATAAAGGAATTTCTGGATGAAAAG GCCATGGATCTAAAGAAACTACAGACACCTttatatgaattctacaacacAGTGAATGCTGGAGCTTCTCAAAGAGTCAGTGATGTTTCCCGAGCAAGCAACATGGCCAATCCCCATTTACCCCCTCGAGCAATTAAGATGGTGGGAGGTGCAGCAATAGAGCCAATTTGTGTTAATCTGAATAATGCTTGTCCCAGGAGTTGCGCTAGGCGCTTCTCAAGAAGCAGTGTGGAGAGCAGTCGTGTCTTGAGAGAAATAGCTTCTCCTCAACTCAATAAACTTGAGGATAAGGTCCATGATGATATTCAAGACAATCCAAG CCTTAGCTTTTCCAAAATACAGAAGTGGAAGGAAGAG